A single region of the Acidithiobacillus acidisediminis genome encodes:
- a CDS encoding D-alanyl-D-alanine carboxypeptidase family protein, whose protein sequence is MIPMQRQIRNTLYFLILACACLLAPVSQAQAQSVSSLPIIDARSYILMNAATGQILAAKNAYRPYAIASLSKLMTLYLLFQDIDAGHLQLHQEYTPCPAALQTGGSSMFLRAGLPFTLGQLILGMTVPSGNDAAVEAAQLVGGSVPHFVATMNATAKQLGMLSTTYNNPDGLPHPNNYSSAYDQAVLARSILQRFPSFLPFFGHENFTYAGITSPNPNLLVGRVPFVTGMKSGYTDAAGHCLVVTGTQGNITLIAVVLGVPSFTDEGRGFWKASWAGLKLLDWGFARTLWLPQGGLEDAAAKR, encoded by the coding sequence ATGATCCCGATGCAGCGGCAGATTCGCAACACTCTGTATTTCCTCATCCTCGCCTGTGCCTGTCTGCTCGCGCCGGTGAGCCAAGCGCAGGCGCAGAGCGTTTCCTCTCTGCCCATCATTGATGCCCGGTCCTACATCCTCATGAATGCCGCTACCGGGCAAATCCTCGCAGCAAAGAACGCCTATCGTCCTTATGCCATAGCGAGCCTCAGCAAACTGATGACCCTGTACCTGCTTTTTCAGGATATCGACGCCGGGCATTTGCAACTGCATCAGGAATACACCCCCTGTCCTGCCGCCCTGCAAACGGGTGGCTCTTCCATGTTTTTGCGCGCTGGCCTACCCTTCACCCTCGGCCAACTGATTCTCGGCATGACCGTACCCTCTGGCAATGACGCTGCCGTGGAGGCTGCTCAGCTTGTCGGCGGTTCGGTGCCGCACTTTGTGGCGACGATGAATGCCACAGCAAAGCAACTGGGCATGCTCTCCACCACCTACAACAACCCGGATGGTCTGCCGCATCCCAACAACTATTCCAGTGCCTACGATCAGGCCGTTCTTGCTCGTTCGATCTTGCAACGCTTCCCCAGCTTCCTGCCTTTCTTTGGCCATGAAAACTTTACCTATGCAGGCATCACCAGCCCCAACCCCAACCTACTTGTCGGCCGCGTTCCCTTCGTAACCGGCATGAAGAGCGGATATACCGATGCCGCCGGACACTGCCTGGTCGTCACCGGCACCCAGGGAAACATTACCCTCATTGCCGTTGTACTGGGGGTACCCTCGTTTACCGATGAGGGCCGCGGCTTTTGGAAAGCCTCCTGGGCCGGCCTAAAGCTCCTGGATTGGGGCTTTGCTCGCACCCTCTGGCTCCCGCAAGGGGGTCTCGAGGATGCCGCTGCGAAGCGTTAA
- a CDS encoding DHA2 family efflux MFS transporter permease subunit, with product MSESENTSVVAITVAVMLAVVMQVLDLTIVNVALTYMRGSLQANSDQITWVLTSYMIANVILLPLTGLLVERFGQRRVMLWSVAGFVVASALCGQAHSLPEIVLWRLLQGFFGASLAPVGQTIMLHAYPARKRGQAMAILGMGIMLGPILGPTLGGWLTDTLSWRWVFYVNIPFGILAFVLLQVVPNIGRSDHPRPVDWWGFALMALGFGALQGVLSLGNEDDWFSSHTIIILSLISALGLLFFVWRSLSVAHPVVNLRLLKDVNLSIGSAGIGIFGLALFGAMVILPIMLEDLFHYEAFTTGLVMAPQGVGAMIAMMIAGRLLARNVNPRNIVLLGIFFGAIGSWYTTKYNLDISMSWVIWPSFVRGLGLGLVSIPLFTLAFSTIDKKDQAEGSGIFNLMRTLGGSIGIAIVSTVMTEGKQMGWNQIGGHLNPFNPAFHRFIVAMGMGEGPHAWQVLGNVVVLPQAGMRGVLDALILAFYSFLVLIPLVLLLRRPPEPAEGEPQRAPGH from the coding sequence ATGAGCGAATCCGAAAACACTTCCGTGGTCGCCATTACGGTGGCGGTGATGTTGGCGGTGGTCATGCAGGTTCTCGATCTGACCATCGTCAATGTTGCCCTCACCTACATGCGGGGGTCTTTGCAGGCCAATAGCGATCAGATCACCTGGGTGCTCACCAGTTATATGATTGCCAATGTGATTCTGCTGCCACTTACGGGGCTGCTGGTGGAACGCTTTGGACAGCGCAGGGTGATGTTGTGGAGTGTTGCCGGCTTTGTGGTGGCGTCCGCACTATGCGGCCAAGCGCATAGTTTACCAGAGATCGTACTTTGGCGTCTTTTGCAGGGGTTTTTCGGTGCCTCCCTCGCGCCGGTAGGGCAGACCATCATGTTGCACGCCTATCCGGCGCGAAAGCGCGGTCAGGCGATGGCCATTCTCGGGATGGGCATCATGCTCGGCCCCATTCTGGGCCCAACCCTGGGCGGCTGGTTGACGGATACGCTCAGTTGGCGCTGGGTCTTTTACGTCAATATTCCCTTCGGCATTCTTGCTTTTGTCTTGCTGCAGGTGGTCCCCAACATCGGTCGGAGCGATCATCCACGTCCAGTGGATTGGTGGGGTTTTGCGCTCATGGCCCTGGGTTTTGGCGCGTTGCAGGGCGTTCTCAGCTTGGGCAACGAAGATGACTGGTTCAGTTCTCACACCATTATCATTCTTAGCCTGATTTCAGCCCTTGGGCTGCTGTTCTTTGTCTGGCGCTCGCTTTCGGTTGCGCATCCGGTGGTAAATCTGCGCCTGCTCAAAGATGTGAATCTGTCCATCGGCAGTGCGGGTATCGGTATTTTTGGTTTGGCACTGTTTGGCGCCATGGTGATTCTACCCATCATGCTCGAAGACCTGTTTCATTACGAAGCCTTCACTACGGGCTTGGTCATGGCGCCGCAAGGCGTGGGGGCGATGATTGCCATGATGATTGCTGGGCGTCTTTTGGCACGTAACGTCAATCCCCGTAACATCGTGCTCTTGGGCATATTTTTTGGGGCAATCGGCAGTTGGTATACGACGAAATACAACCTCGATATCAGCATGTCGTGGGTGATCTGGCCGTCTTTTGTCCGTGGCTTGGGTTTGGGTCTGGTGAGCATCCCCCTCTTTACCTTGGCATTCTCTACCATCGACAAGAAAGATCAGGCAGAGGGCTCGGGTATCTTCAATTTGATGCGTACCTTAGGCGGTAGTATCGGCATCGCCATCGTTTCGACGGTGATGACCGAGGGCAAACAGATGGGCTGGAATCAGATAGGTGGGCATCTCAACCCGTTCAATCCCGCATTTCATCGGTTCATTGTGGCAATGGGCATGGGAGAAGGGCCGCACGCTTGGCAGGTATTGGGAAATGTTGTGGTATTGCCACAAGCCGGGATGCGCGGTGTGCTCGACGCGCTGATCTTGGCATTTTATAGCTTTCTGGTGTTGATTCCTTTGGTGCTATTGCTGCGGCGCCCCCCGGAGCCGGCGGAGGGAGAGCCGCAGCGGGCGCCTGGGCATTGA
- a CDS encoding energy transducer TonB, with amino-acid sequence MSVGDHFYFLVPEGKPHWSDSLLPWLVPAALLIALLLFLMLYKIPSKHLALHGQQEKYKTFQIMPQPTQPLAPSRAAPAQPAPPVTHPARPQTKPQTRPLPRPRPVPQPRVRPTPPTTQQRAPIQALPPSRPAPSSVAPAPPSAKPHIDLGRLQEQISNAARSATAAPALPEFHNPETPAADFYIAGWIQKLERIGDLNYPGEMVGNLKVKVVLNPQGGLQRIIMIHSSGNPKLDAAAEQIIRLSFPYTAFSEQLRKQTRRIEIPLNMHFLGVRRVNVW; translated from the coding sequence GTGAGCGTCGGCGATCACTTCTATTTCCTCGTTCCCGAGGGAAAGCCCCACTGGAGTGACAGCTTGCTGCCGTGGCTCGTGCCTGCCGCGCTCCTGATTGCCCTGCTCCTCTTCCTGATGCTCTACAAAATTCCTTCGAAACACTTGGCTCTGCATGGTCAGCAAGAAAAATACAAAACGTTCCAGATCATGCCGCAGCCTACTCAACCACTGGCACCCAGCCGAGCGGCGCCAGCGCAGCCCGCTCCGCCCGTAACGCATCCGGCTCGGCCCCAAACAAAGCCGCAGACGCGCCCGCTCCCTCGGCCCAGACCCGTACCGCAGCCGCGGGTTCGGCCGACGCCACCAACGACGCAGCAGCGCGCGCCCATTCAGGCCTTGCCACCGAGTCGGCCTGCGCCGAGCAGCGTGGCACCTGCGCCACCCTCAGCCAAACCCCATATTGACCTTGGGCGTTTGCAAGAGCAGATCAGCAACGCGGCACGCAGCGCTACCGCGGCCCCCGCCTTACCAGAATTTCACAATCCGGAGACACCGGCGGCAGATTTTTATATTGCAGGCTGGATCCAGAAGCTGGAGCGGATTGGTGACCTCAACTACCCTGGGGAAATGGTGGGCAACCTCAAGGTCAAGGTGGTGCTCAATCCGCAAGGCGGACTGCAACGCATCATCATGATACACTCTTCAGGGAATCCCAAGCTCGATGCAGCTGCCGAACAGATTATCCGTCTGTCCTTCCCTTATACCGCATTTTCCGAGCAATTACGGAAACAGACGCGTCGCATCGAGATTCCGCTCAACATGCACTTTCTGGGCGTGCGTCGCGTGAATGTCTGGTAA
- the trxA gene encoding thioredoxin, whose protein sequence is MAVVELTQENFEQIVTGNEMVLVDFWAPWCAPCRAFAPIFEAAAEKYPDVIFGKVNTDEEQELAGAFQVRSIPMLTIFRQQIGIFSQAGSLPASALEQVIEQAKGLDMEQVRAEIAAQQQEDGGAH, encoded by the coding sequence ATGGCCGTTGTAGAACTGACGCAGGAAAATTTTGAGCAGATCGTGACGGGTAACGAGATGGTGCTTGTCGACTTCTGGGCTCCCTGGTGCGCGCCCTGTCGCGCATTTGCGCCGATTTTCGAGGCAGCGGCAGAAAAATACCCGGATGTGATCTTTGGTAAGGTGAATACCGACGAAGAGCAAGAATTGGCTGGCGCGTTTCAGGTACGCTCCATCCCCATGCTGACCATATTTCGCCAACAGATTGGTATCTTCTCGCAAGCGGGATCATTGCCGGCTAGCGCCTTGGAACAGGTGATTGAGCAGGCCAAGGGGCTGGATATGGAGCAGGTGCGGGCCGAAATCGCCGCGCAACAGCAAGAAGACGGCGGCGCACACTAG
- the xseA gene encoding exodeoxyribonuclease VII large subunit, translated as MSEFGELEPIPVLRVSDLNSAVREIIEGNFPALRVEGEISNFACPSSGHWYFSLKDVHAQVRCAMFRNRNGVQRWRPRDGMQVQLLAQPTLYEGRGEFQLIVEQMQELGAGDLAAEFQRIKEKLAAEGLFAPEHKQPLPANPRRVAVITSATGAAWHDIRVTLAKRWPLLELLLYPVQVQGDQAVAQILLALHTANQRQTEDLIILARGGGSAEDLWCFNDERLARAIYASTLPVVTGIGHEIDFSIADFVADWRAATPTAAAEHISPDQVEWQQRIRVLQQQLHRSMERRLREATLGLDHLRSRLRNPSAGLSLEEARLRQLQQRLQRQIRRDLSRCEEGQRALRSRLQRLDPRYLLQPQRERILSLRQRLQFAVQQQLKRQEQELERRRLHLQGLDPHAALERGYAIVRDSAGGILRESTDTVPGATIQIQLWRGRLSGRVLQTMED; from the coding sequence ATGAGCGAATTTGGCGAGTTGGAACCCATCCCCGTTCTACGGGTAAGCGACCTGAACAGCGCGGTGCGCGAGATCATCGAAGGGAATTTTCCCGCTTTGCGCGTGGAAGGGGAGATTTCCAATTTCGCTTGCCCGAGCTCCGGACACTGGTATTTTTCTCTCAAGGATGTCCATGCGCAGGTGCGTTGTGCCATGTTTCGCAACCGTAATGGCGTACAGCGCTGGCGCCCGCGGGATGGAATGCAGGTGCAACTCCTCGCTCAACCGACACTGTATGAAGGGCGGGGCGAATTCCAGCTCATTGTCGAACAGATGCAGGAACTGGGGGCGGGAGATCTGGCCGCAGAGTTTCAACGCATCAAGGAAAAGCTCGCCGCCGAAGGACTCTTTGCGCCAGAGCACAAGCAGCCACTGCCAGCCAACCCGCGTCGAGTAGCGGTCATCACTTCGGCGACCGGGGCGGCCTGGCACGACATCCGCGTCACCCTCGCCAAGCGCTGGCCCTTGCTGGAATTATTGCTCTACCCGGTGCAGGTGCAAGGAGATCAAGCCGTGGCACAGATCCTTCTCGCGCTGCACACAGCGAATCAACGGCAAACGGAGGACTTGATCATCCTCGCGCGGGGTGGCGGCAGTGCCGAGGATTTATGGTGCTTCAACGACGAGCGCCTGGCCCGCGCCATCTATGCCAGCACCCTCCCCGTCGTGACGGGAATTGGTCATGAGATTGATTTTTCCATTGCCGATTTCGTTGCCGACTGGCGCGCCGCCACACCAACCGCCGCTGCCGAACACATCAGCCCCGATCAGGTGGAATGGCAGCAACGCATTCGCGTCCTGCAGCAACAGTTGCACCGCAGTATGGAGCGGCGTTTGCGCGAGGCCACGTTAGGGCTGGACCATCTCCGCTCGCGCCTACGTAATCCGAGCGCCGGTCTAAGCCTGGAAGAGGCCCGGCTACGGCAGCTACAACAACGTTTGCAGCGGCAAATCCGGCGCGATCTTTCCCGCTGTGAGGAGGGGCAAAGAGCACTGCGCTCTCGCCTACAACGACTGGATCCGCGATATCTCTTACAGCCGCAGCGCGAACGGATCCTCAGCTTACGCCAACGCTTGCAGTTTGCGGTACAACAACAGCTCAAACGACAGGAGCAAGAACTGGAGCGGCGACGTTTGCATCTGCAGGGACTGGATCCCCACGCGGCCTTGGAACGCGGCTATGCCATCGTGCGAGACAGCGCTGGCGGCATACTGCGCGAAAGTACCGACACCGTGCCGGGAGCTACGATCCAGATCCAGTTGTGGCGTGGGCGCCTCAGTGGCCGTGTCTTGCAGACCATGGAGGATTGA
- the motB gene encoding flagellar motor protein MotB — protein sequence MAEGKKEQPIVIKRIKKGGGSHGGAWKIAYADFITALMAFFLLMWLLGSTTKATLQGIANWFKNPERVSLMGGPGTGSSNSILNGGGSNLNKTVGQVQRGQKHQFLTSPENPSLSTREIDQRNLRHLKQELEAQIRENPALAAFRNQLLINITPEGLRIQVVDSAKRPMFPNGSTEPEPYARTIFEAIAPTLNTLPNRVSITGHTDALRYLNNGRGYSNFNLSAGRANAVRQIMVQHGLAEQKILRVMGMGSAVLFNRQNPDSPLNRRVTIVVLSNEAAQRIVSNQQAVMNVSAPATADAALHNLAGTTRSAPATPSTVAPVSS from the coding sequence ATGGCAGAGGGCAAGAAAGAGCAACCCATTGTCATCAAGCGGATTAAAAAGGGGGGTGGCAGCCACGGCGGCGCGTGGAAGATTGCCTATGCGGATTTTATCACCGCGCTCATGGCCTTTTTTCTGCTGATGTGGTTGTTGGGTTCAACGACCAAAGCGACCTTGCAAGGAATTGCCAACTGGTTCAAGAATCCGGAGCGGGTATCGCTTATGGGCGGTCCGGGGACTGGGTCATCCAATTCTATCCTCAATGGTGGCGGCAGTAATCTGAATAAAACCGTTGGTCAAGTTCAGAGAGGGCAAAAGCATCAATTTTTGACTAGTCCGGAGAACCCAAGTCTGAGCACGCGCGAAATTGATCAGCGGAATTTGCGCCACTTGAAGCAGGAATTGGAGGCACAGATCCGGGAAAATCCAGCGCTTGCTGCGTTCCGCAATCAACTGCTCATTAATATTACTCCCGAGGGTCTTCGCATCCAGGTGGTCGATAGTGCCAAGCGTCCCATGTTCCCGAATGGCAGTACCGAACCGGAACCCTATGCGCGAACCATTTTTGAGGCGATTGCTCCGACCCTTAATACCCTCCCTAATCGGGTGAGTATTACCGGCCACACGGATGCCCTACGCTATCTGAACAACGGGCGGGGGTATAGTAATTTCAACTTGTCGGCGGGGCGTGCCAATGCCGTGCGGCAAATCATGGTGCAACATGGATTGGCGGAGCAGAAGATTTTGCGGGTCATGGGGATGGGGTCGGCGGTGCTTTTTAACCGGCAGAACCCGGACTCACCTCTCAATCGGCGGGTAACGATTGTGGTGTTGAGTAATGAGGCCGCGCAACGGATCGTCAGCAATCAACAGGCGGTCATGAATGTGAGCGCGCCCGCCACGGCGGATGCGGCCTTGCATAATCTGGCTGGTACAACTCGTTCCGCACCGGCGACGCCATCCACAGTAGCCCCCGTTTCCTCCTGA
- the motA gene encoding flagellar motor stator protein MotA produces the protein MFLIIGYVIALGAIFGGFMAEGGKLAALIQPFEALMIIGGAFGAFFASTFPRSFKAVLKMLPLALKGSKYSRAAYMELLSLLNEIFGRIRQGGLMSIEADVDDPQNSDLFKKFPIILRDHHVLEFLTDYLRLMVGGTLGAFEMENLMDVEIDTHHRELEAPIHALTRAADGMPAFGIVAAVMGVVNVMSSVDKPPAVLGELIAAALVGTFLGILLGYAVVSPIAARMEDRAMESSKMLETIKVSLLATMNAYPPQVAVEFGRKVLYSTERPSFQELDAHLREMKGK, from the coding sequence ATGTTCTTGATCATTGGCTACGTCATTGCCTTAGGTGCGATCTTTGGTGGCTTTATGGCCGAAGGTGGCAAGCTTGCTGCCCTGATTCAGCCCTTCGAGGCGTTGATGATCATTGGCGGTGCCTTCGGCGCATTTTTTGCGTCGACCTTTCCGAGAAGTTTCAAGGCCGTGCTGAAGATGTTGCCGTTGGCCTTGAAGGGGAGCAAGTACTCCCGCGCCGCATACATGGAATTACTAAGCCTGTTGAATGAGATTTTTGGTCGCATTCGGCAAGGCGGACTGATGTCTATCGAAGCGGATGTAGATGACCCGCAGAACAGTGATCTATTTAAAAAATTCCCCATCATTTTGCGAGACCATCACGTCCTGGAGTTTCTTACGGACTATTTGCGACTCATGGTCGGCGGAACGCTCGGTGCGTTTGAGATGGAAAATCTCATGGATGTCGAGATCGATACCCACCACCGGGAACTGGAGGCGCCCATCCATGCGCTCACTCGCGCTGCTGATGGCATGCCGGCCTTTGGTATTGTCGCGGCGGTCATGGGGGTGGTGAATGTGATGAGTTCGGTGGATAAACCGCCTGCAGTTCTGGGCGAACTCATTGCTGCGGCATTGGTGGGGACCTTCCTCGGTATTCTGCTCGGATATGCGGTCGTGTCGCCGATCGCTGCGCGGATGGAAGATCGCGCCATGGAAAGTAGCAAAATGCTGGAAACCATCAAAGTTTCGTTGTTGGCAACAATGAATGCCTATCCCCCCCAGGTGGCGGTGGAATTTGGACGGAAGGTCCTGTACTCCACCGAACGCCCAAGTTTCCAGGAGCTCGATGCCCATCTGCGTGAAATGAAAGGAAAATAG
- a CDS encoding flagellar basal body-associated FliL family protein produces MAEKEKAGKGKLILLAIIAVLLLLIAAGGAWWFLLRPSAPPSKEQLLQEQAQKTKFIDLGSLVTNLQSTDGGTHYIQVKIELKTYDQDLDKKIQAYMPEIRNQILQLLASQQADKVSDPAVRSQLLLKIKGEVNQILRTDGGALPDPSGKSSPPIVGAYFSSFVVQ; encoded by the coding sequence ATGGCGGAGAAGGAAAAGGCAGGAAAGGGAAAACTGATTCTGCTGGCAATCATTGCGGTTTTGTTACTCCTGATTGCGGCAGGGGGTGCCTGGTGGTTCCTGTTGCGGCCAAGCGCTCCTCCGAGCAAGGAGCAGCTATTGCAGGAGCAGGCGCAAAAGACCAAGTTCATTGACCTGGGCTCTCTGGTGACCAATTTGCAGAGTACGGATGGTGGTACGCATTATATTCAGGTAAAGATAGAGCTGAAGACCTATGATCAGGATCTGGATAAAAAAATTCAGGCATATATGCCAGAAATCAGAAACCAAATACTGCAGTTGCTGGCATCTCAGCAGGCGGATAAGGTGAGTGACCCCGCAGTTCGCAGTCAACTGTTGCTGAAAATCAAAGGGGAAGTGAACCAGATTTTGCGAACCGATGGTGGCGCTTTGCCCGATCCTTCAGGTAAATCTTCTCCCCCCATTGTTGGCGCGTACTTCAGTAGTTTTGTCGTTCAGTAA